In Limnobaculum parvum, one DNA window encodes the following:
- a CDS encoding HlyD family secretion protein — protein MDKRRLFRQEAIEHQKAKWAGTALLITGYPAWIIACASAFFVIVLIISLTFGNYTRRINVNGEIVTQPRAINIFAPQQGFISKLLVDAGVEVTKGTALYQLDVSRIARSGNVTIHTTEAIEKQLVHVEGIIAKLEKNKQATQENIKQQIAQSEDANKKSQSLVNNAAKGVEEMRQSMKNYEEYQRQGLVNKEQFNNQRYLYYQQQSSYQALNTQIIQENLKISNLQSELTTSAADFDNQIAQYQYQLNELQRQLTEADAAGMLIINAPSDGKIESLSVTEGQMVNPGDSLAQLIPTSINAYYLVLWLPNNSLPYVSPGDRINIRYDAFPYQKFGQFPGTVQTVSAVPASIQEMSTYNSAPRAAGGGTDQSYYKVIVALDSHHFMLANKELRLTSGMKAQTTLFLEKRPLYQWMLSPFYDIKKSITGPVNG, from the coding sequence ATGGATAAACGTCGTTTATTTCGCCAGGAAGCGATAGAACATCAAAAAGCCAAGTGGGCAGGTACCGCACTACTGATTACCGGCTATCCCGCATGGATTATTGCCTGTGCCTCCGCATTCTTCGTCATCGTTTTAATCATATCATTAACCTTCGGCAACTATACTCGCCGTATCAACGTTAATGGTGAGATAGTCACTCAACCTCGGGCCATTAATATCTTTGCGCCACAGCAAGGGTTTATTTCAAAGCTGTTGGTTGATGCTGGCGTTGAAGTCACTAAAGGTACGGCCCTATATCAGTTGGATGTGAGTCGTATTGCTCGTTCGGGTAATGTCACTATTCACACAACAGAGGCTATTGAAAAACAACTCGTTCACGTTGAAGGCATTATTGCCAAGCTGGAAAAAAATAAGCAGGCAACGCAAGAAAATATAAAACAGCAAATAGCTCAATCCGAAGACGCCAATAAGAAGTCACAATCTCTGGTCAATAATGCCGCCAAGGGCGTGGAAGAGATGCGCCAAAGCATGAAAAACTATGAGGAATATCAGCGGCAAGGTCTGGTGAATAAAGAGCAGTTTAACAACCAGCGTTATCTCTATTACCAACAGCAAAGCTCATATCAAGCATTAAATACCCAAATCATTCAGGAAAACCTGAAGATCAGCAATCTGCAAAGTGAACTCACCACCAGTGCAGCAGACTTTGATAACCAAATTGCACAATACCAATATCAACTTAATGAATTACAGCGCCAGCTTACCGAGGCCGACGCGGCTGGGATGTTAATTATTAATGCTCCCAGCGACGGTAAAATAGAGTCACTGAGCGTCACCGAAGGGCAAATGGTTAACCCGGGTGATAGCTTGGCACAATTAATTCCAACCAGTATTAACGCCTATTATTTAGTGCTTTGGTTGCCTAACAACAGTCTGCCTTATGTATCGCCTGGCGACCGCATTAATATTCGCTATGATGCCTTCCCCTATCAGAAATTTGGTCAATTTCCGGGAACTGTCCAAACAGTTTCGGCTGTACCTGCCTCCATTCAGGAAATGTCCACCTACAACAGCGCGCCTCGTGCCGCAGGCGGTGGCACCGATCAGTCTTACTATAAAGTTATCGTCGCTCTGGACAGCCACCACTTTATGTTAGCCAACAAAGAGCTGCGTTTAACCAGCGGAATGAAAGCGCAAACCACCCTGTTTCTGGAGAAACGCCCCCTGTACCAATGGATGCTTTCACCTTTTTACGACATCAAAAAGAGTATAACGGGGCCCGTAAATGGATAA
- a CDS encoding peptidase domain-containing ABC transporter has protein sequence MDKATFTHLLESLNFGMRKKVPQILQTEAAECGLACLAMISRYYGMNVDLFNLRRRFGISSHGATLGVVINTASEINLKSRALTLDLNEINQLKTPCILHWDLNHFVVLVEVKRNKFVLHDPAFGRRVVSEQEMSQHFTGVALEVWPGNEFVPYNETSRLSLWSMMSHIEGLKGFLVKVFALSIVIETVNLLIPVGTQLVMDHVILAEDHDLLGLICLGLLFFILFRTFVGMLRSWTSLVMEALVGVQWKAGLFDHLMKLPLSYFEKRKLGDIQSRFISLDTIRTTLTSNLVSSIIDSLMAIGVFIMMLLYGGWLVWVVLGFTVLYMILRLSTYQHYRQASEEQIIKGAKANSHFMETLYGISTLKALGLTATRGQYWLNLNIDTTNANIRLTKLDMVFGGMNTLLGMVDQIVILWLGASMVIDGHMTLGMFVAFNAYRGQFSERSANLINLALELKMLSLHSERLTDIVFSEPENTLPNNMVFPEDQPLGFEVRHVEFRYDNLSAPIFSNLNLKIEPGENVAIIGPSGIGKTTLMKVMAGLLLPSQGEVLANGIDINKIGVNNYRRYIACVLQDDKLFAGSIADNIASFEAQKDSAWVVECAKHCNIHEEIMRMPMGYETLITELGGSLSGGQKQRLLIARALYRRPSLLFLDEATSHLDTANEAHINAAISALKVTRIFIAHRLSTIESADRVINLDPVEEFVAVTPD, from the coding sequence ATGGATAAGGCAACTTTCACCCATCTGTTAGAAAGCCTGAATTTTGGCATGCGAAAAAAAGTACCTCAGATTCTGCAAACCGAAGCGGCTGAGTGCGGACTTGCCTGTCTGGCTATGATTAGCCGCTATTATGGTATGAACGTCGACCTGTTTAATTTACGCCGTCGCTTTGGTATTTCATCCCACGGTGCCACACTGGGAGTAGTGATCAATACGGCTTCCGAGATTAATCTGAAAAGCCGGGCGTTAACGCTGGATCTTAACGAGATCAATCAGCTAAAAACCCCGTGTATTCTGCACTGGGATTTAAACCACTTCGTTGTTTTGGTTGAGGTTAAACGCAATAAGTTTGTTCTGCACGACCCGGCATTTGGCCGTCGAGTTGTCAGTGAACAAGAGATGTCACAGCATTTCACCGGTGTCGCATTAGAAGTTTGGCCGGGCAATGAGTTTGTTCCTTACAATGAAACAAGCCGTTTAAGTCTGTGGAGCATGATGAGCCATATCGAGGGTCTGAAAGGATTCCTTGTTAAGGTGTTTGCGCTGTCCATCGTTATCGAAACGGTAAATTTGCTGATCCCCGTAGGGACTCAGTTAGTCATGGACCATGTCATACTGGCGGAAGACCACGACCTACTAGGACTGATTTGTCTGGGTTTACTGTTTTTTATTCTGTTCCGAACCTTTGTTGGTATGCTTCGCTCTTGGACGTCTTTAGTGATGGAAGCACTGGTTGGTGTGCAGTGGAAAGCCGGTCTGTTCGACCATTTGATGAAACTTCCCCTCTCTTACTTTGAAAAACGTAAGCTGGGTGATATTCAATCCCGTTTTATCTCTCTGGATACTATTCGTACCACACTAACCAGTAATTTAGTCAGCAGTATTATCGACAGTCTGATGGCCATCGGCGTATTTATTATGATGTTGCTGTACGGCGGCTGGCTAGTCTGGGTGGTGCTGGGCTTTACCGTACTGTATATGATCCTGCGCCTTTCTACCTATCAACACTATCGGCAGGCATCAGAAGAGCAAATCATTAAAGGTGCGAAAGCCAACTCCCACTTTATGGAGACGCTATATGGTATCAGCACCCTGAAAGCCCTTGGCCTGACCGCAACCCGGGGACAATACTGGCTCAATCTGAATATCGACACCACCAATGCGAATATCCGACTCACCAAGTTAGATATGGTATTTGGCGGTATGAATACCCTGCTGGGCATGGTGGATCAGATCGTCATCCTGTGGCTGGGCGCATCGATGGTCATTGACGGACATATGACTCTAGGGATGTTCGTCGCATTTAACGCGTATCGCGGCCAGTTTTCTGAACGTTCTGCCAATCTGATTAATCTGGCGTTAGAACTGAAAATGTTGTCGCTGCACAGTGAGCGATTAACGGATATTGTCTTCTCTGAACCAGAGAATACCTTACCTAATAATATGGTATTCCCTGAGGATCAGCCTCTGGGCTTTGAAGTTCGCCATGTGGAATTCCGTTATGACAATCTTTCGGCCCCCATCTTTTCTAATTTGAATTTGAAAATAGAACCAGGAGAAAACGTCGCCATTATTGGCCCGTCAGGTATTGGTAAAACCACGCTGATGAAAGTGATGGCGGGATTACTGCTGCCGTCTCAGGGGGAAGTCCTTGCCAACGGTATTGATATCAACAAAATCGGCGTCAACAATTACCGCAGATATATCGCCTGTGTATTACAAGATGACAAGCTTTTTGCTGGCTCCATTGCCGACAACATCGCCAGTTTTGAAGCGCAAAAAGATTCAGCCTGGGTGGTTGAGTGTGCTAAACATTGCAATATTCATGAAGAGATCATGCGTATGCCAATGGGATACGAAACACTGATCACTGAGTTGGGCGGCAGTTTGTCCGGCGGGCAAAAACAGCGCCTGCTGATCGCTCGAGCACTGTATCGTCGCCCAAGTTTGCTATTTCTTGATGAGGCTACCAGCCATCTTGATACCGCCAACGAAGCGCATATTAATGCAGCAATCTCGGCGCTAAAAGTCACGCGCATCTTTATTGCTCATCGTCTTTCAACCATTGAAAGCGCCGATCGGGTGATTAATTTGGATCCTGTAGAAGAGTTTGTTGCTGTAACACCAGACTAG
- a CDS encoding calcium-binding protein → MALYLRDIEHTGNKDIDFLFHNSATTIMPVDGGNTYTWSFILLDTAPTYENHGGIISKPFQDYMRYATQQMSNIINVNFVEIDGTKNPPGDIQVYSPAYKQDYEGVIEKSFSSSIVGLQYKDWGRAELIYNWNTAGHELAHLMGLSHPYKWIDGKKVYDSHYENYNKIDTLMSYNDTSYFGNRTLVFDDAGNNIAVAYNRTYGIHDILVLQYIQGANNNYNSGDTIYTYNPNDLNFFETIWDGGGNDTIDISAFSNGAELNLNGGTRSSIYKEMSAVQETLNAYNGKNAIGIAYGANIENANGTQGNDVIYGNELNNIINGNQGNDTLYGGDGDDRLSGGSGTNVLYGGAGNDYLTSHGKDTLYGGEGNDRYGIYGTESVRIVEGINDGIDSVNIYTKGVTNFVAAENIENVILDTSLTYNSSITGNDLDNQILGNNGDNILNGRKGNDRLQGYKGSDTYIFSKGDGQDSISESPNDKVSVTDKDILLFTDISSSQLWFIKTSYKGLESLNIKVLGTTDQISIDNWYSDNAKLEQIKTQDGVILSIAQIEALVDIMAKQAIPTGSSSRVINDYLIQTGANSNQYTNTIYGDAQNNIINGGAGDDTIYGGAGNDTISGGAGINILIGGAGNDTFISTGNDQLFGGDGDDTYEIYGPEIPTIIEDVNSGHDRIILNVSKAIDFVMPDNIEDLNQNIYQTAGINIEGNSLNNFINGNNGNNILIGGKGNDALQGYRGSDTYIFNKGDGKDTIYEYNNNNVPVTDTDILLFKDISANQLWFTKKTSWGITSLFIKVLGTADEIGIDGWYSNNAKLEQIKTQDGIVLSITQVEALVDIMATKTVPVGNSSSVISDYLAQTHVIYGTEGDDTLTSHTIASTLYGGAGNDKLISKGDDKLYGGAGNDIYEVVYGSNVQIIEEQNSGIDTIRLFATGPINYIMSDNVESIELANVLNRYDTQITGNALDNFIHGDNGNNVFIGGKGNDVFWAVGGSDTYIFSKGDGQDIIKDYNASADDVDVLLFTDISAKQLWFTKDLDQGIGSLTIKVLGTTDQILVNKWYGLKSNNGVDYDGTKLEQIKTQDGTVLTSKQVEALADIMSTQTMPTGSHSTIIDDYLAQASIMAA, encoded by the coding sequence GAGAATCATGGTGGTATTATCTCAAAACCTTTTCAGGACTATATGCGATATGCGACACAGCAGATGAGTAATATTATCAACGTAAACTTCGTAGAAATTGATGGGACAAAAAATCCACCCGGAGATATTCAGGTTTATTCTCCTGCCTATAAACAAGACTATGAAGGTGTCATTGAAAAAAGTTTTTCATCGAGTATTGTTGGGCTGCAATATAAGGACTGGGGCAGAGCAGAGTTAATCTATAATTGGAATACTGCAGGCCATGAACTTGCACATTTAATGGGGTTATCTCATCCATATAAGTGGATAGATGGTAAGAAAGTCTATGATTCGCATTACGAGAATTACAACAAAATAGATACGCTTATGTCATATAACGATACATCGTACTTTGGTAATCGAACATTAGTTTTTGATGATGCAGGAAATAATATAGCTGTAGCTTATAATAGAACTTATGGCATTCACGATATTCTTGTACTGCAATATATTCAGGGCGCTAATAATAATTATAACTCAGGGGATACGATATATACCTATAATCCAAATGATTTAAATTTCTTTGAGACTATTTGGGATGGTGGTGGTAACGATACGATTGATATTTCTGCTTTCAGTAACGGTGCAGAATTGAATCTTAATGGTGGAACACGCAGTTCTATCTATAAAGAAATGAGCGCAGTACAGGAAACACTGAATGCTTATAACGGTAAAAATGCTATTGGTATTGCCTATGGTGCCAATATCGAAAATGCCAACGGTACCCAAGGTAACGATGTCATCTACGGTAATGAACTGAATAATATTATTAATGGTAATCAGGGTAATGACACGCTGTATGGTGGTGATGGTGATGACAGGCTTTCCGGTGGCTCCGGCACCAATGTACTCTATGGTGGTGCTGGTAATGACTATTTGACTTCCCATGGTAAAGATACGCTATACGGTGGCGAAGGCAATGATCGCTACGGGATATATGGTACTGAAAGTGTACGTATTGTTGAGGGTATAAATGATGGAATTGATTCCGTTAATATTTATACCAAAGGTGTTACTAACTTTGTTGCAGCAGAAAACATTGAGAATGTTATTCTTGATACCAGCCTTACTTATAATTCGAGTATTACTGGAAATGACCTTGATAACCAAATTTTAGGTAATAACGGTGACAACATTCTGAATGGTCGAAAGGGGAATGATCGGTTACAGGGGTATAAAGGCAGTGATACCTATATTTTTAGTAAAGGGGATGGGCAAGACTCTATAAGTGAATCACCTAATGATAAAGTATCGGTAACTGATAAAGATATTTTATTGTTTACTGATATTTCATCCAGTCAACTATGGTTTATTAAAACTTCATACAAGGGTTTAGAATCATTAAATATTAAAGTTTTGGGCACCACTGACCAGATTTCTATTGATAATTGGTATAGTGATAATGCCAAGTTGGAACAAATAAAAACTCAGGATGGAGTTATTTTATCAATTGCCCAGATTGAAGCATTAGTTGATATTATGGCGAAGCAGGCCATACCAACCGGAAGTAGTTCCCGCGTTATTAATGATTACCTGATTCAGACTGGTGCTAATAGTAACCAATATACTAATACCATTTATGGTGATGCACAAAATAATATCATTAATGGTGGCGCAGGTGATGACACTATATATGGTGGTGCTGGAAATGATACCATCTCTGGTGGTGCTGGTATTAATATTCTTATTGGAGGTGCAGGTAATGATACATTTATCTCAACTGGTAATGATCAGTTATTTGGTGGTGATGGTGATGATACCTATGAGATATATGGTCCAGAAATCCCAACTATTATCGAGGATGTTAATAGTGGACACGATAGAATAATTCTTAACGTATCAAAAGCTATCGATTTTGTTATGCCTGATAATATTGAAGATCTTAACCAGAATATCTATCAGACCGCCGGTATTAATATTGAAGGCAATAGTCTGAATAACTTTATCAATGGTAATAATGGTAATAATATTCTGATTGGTGGCAAAGGTAACGATGCATTACAAGGCTACCGCGGTAGTGATACCTATATATTTAATAAAGGGGACGGTAAAGATACTATCTATGAATACAACAATAATAATGTACCTGTAACAGATACTGATATTTTGTTATTCAAAGATATTTCAGCTAACCAACTATGGTTTACTAAAAAAACATCTTGGGGAATCACTTCGTTATTTATCAAGGTATTGGGTACTGCCGATGAGATCGGGATAGATGGCTGGTATTCCAATAATGCTAAACTGGAACAAATAAAAACTCAGGATGGTATTGTCCTATCTATTACTCAGGTTGAAGCTCTAGTCGATATCATGGCAACAAAAACTGTGCCTGTCGGAAACAGTTCTTCTGTGATTAGTGATTATTTGGCCCAAACTCATGTCATTTATGGTACTGAAGGTGATGATACGCTGACTAGCCATACTATAGCTAGCACCCTCTACGGTGGTGCAGGTAACGATAAGTTGATCTCCAAAGGTGACGACAAGTTATATGGCGGTGCTGGAAATGATATCTACGAAGTCGTGTATGGATCTAATGTCCAAATTATCGAGGAGCAAAATAGCGGGATCGATACAATACGCTTATTTGCCACCGGACCAATTAATTACATCATGTCGGATAATGTTGAAAGTATAGAGCTGGCAAATGTTCTGAACCGTTATGACACTCAGATCACTGGAAATGCACTAGATAATTTTATCCATGGAGATAACGGTAATAATGTATTTATTGGTGGAAAAGGAAATGATGTATTTTGGGCTGTAGGGGGAAGTGATACCTATATATTCAGTAAAGGCGATGGTCAGGACATCATTAAGGATTATAATGCTTCAGCTGATGATGTTGATGTGTTGTTGTTTACTGATATTTCTGCGAAGCAGTTGTGGTTCACCAAAGATCTGGATCAGGGTATTGGTTCACTGACGATTAAGGTCTTGGGTACAACGGATCAAATCTTGGTAAATAAATGGTATGGACTAAAGTCTAACAATGGTGTGGATTATGACGGAACCAAACTGGAACAAATCAAAACCCAGGACGGTACGGTTCTTACTTCCAAGCAGGTTGAGGCATTGGCCGACATCATGTCCACCCAAACCATGCCAACAGGAAGTCATTCCACCATCATCGATGACTACTTAGCCCAGGCATCTATTATGGCCGCTTAA